The genome window CCGGACGGACGTGGGCTATGCGATATGTAGCAGAGCAGCTTGGTATTACTGTACGGTGATATTGTGCAAGTGAAGAGCGTGGAATAATCCATGGCAAGCTTGTTTGCTTTTCCCTACTATAATGATAATGATTATTATTATTAAATAGTAGAGGAGATTCACTACAAATGGTAAGACAGAGAGTAGCAACGATGGTACTATTGGCCTTGCTTATATTCGTACTGGCCGCATGTGGCAAGACATCGGAAGTAAATGAAGCAATGCCTGAGCAACAGGATACACCTTTGGAAGAGAGTGGTACACAAACGATCGAGCATCTTAAAGGAACAGCGGTTGTACCGCAAAAAATAGAGCGTATGGTTGTGTTGTCTGCCGCTTACATCGATCACATGTTAACGATTGGTGAGAAACCAGCAGGCGTTAATGTAGAAGTTCGTTATGGCGGAGATTATCTGCCTTATCTTGCAGATCAGCTTGCTGATGTGCCAACAGTAGGGTCGGCAGATAGTCCTAATCTGGAGGCTATTCTTCAGATCAATCCGGATGTCATCGTTGTTGAGAGTCGAACTGCTGAGAGTACATATGAGCAGTTGGAGAAAATTGCTCCGACGATTGTACTGGGTAACGAATGGCTGGATTATGAAGATGACACAACGTATTGGACACAGGATCTGTTGTCCATAGCCGGGTTGTTCAACAAGGTCGATCTGGCCAAGGAGAAAATCGCAGAGGTGGAGCAACAGGCGGAACAACTAAAAGCTAAGATCGAACAATTGGATCAGAAAAAGCT of Paenibacillus sp. FSL R5-0517 contains these proteins:
- a CDS encoding ABC transporter substrate-binding protein is translated as MVRQRVATMVLLALLIFVLAACGKTSEVNEAMPEQQDTPLEESGTQTIEHLKGTAVVPQKIERMVVLSAAYIDHMLTIGEKPAGVNVEVRYGGDYLPYLADQLADVPTVGSADSPNLEAILQINPDVIVVESRTAESTYEQLEKIAPTIVLGNEWLDYEDDTTYWTQDLLSIAGLFNKVDLAKEKIAEVEQQAEQLKAKIEQLDQKKLAYLRVREKTLQIYAEKGHPTNTLLYHDLGFVPTAVTPGEQREDLSIEKIADIDANFVVLEVDPNAEDYLNNIHASSLWKKVPAVGEDQVFTTDSFWLFKGWGAIGRSEIINEVEDMIQ